One window from the genome of Pelodictyon luteolum DSM 273 encodes:
- the lptC gene encoding LPS export ABC transporter periplasmic protein LptC: MGIPRQHTATAQRGAHTILITAFILFFSAGCTAPKGNEPRPDAPVVKNNSPVQESWSFRFTVTEEGIRKSLITAGHAAEYRIEGGSEQHLDEGVAVNFFDADGNTTTHISADRAIVYENQDIEGMGNVVISSKDSTVIRTEYARRSGSDRMIRSERFVTIKRPGQSINGYGFESDQELKHYRIFRGSGEGLINK; this comes from the coding sequence ATGGGCATCCCTCGACAGCATACCGCCACCGCACAACGGGGTGCCCATACCATCCTTATTACTGCCTTCATCCTCTTCTTCTCTGCCGGCTGCACTGCGCCGAAAGGCAATGAGCCCCGGCCGGATGCCCCCGTCGTCAAAAACAACAGCCCCGTTCAGGAAAGCTGGAGCTTCCGGTTCACAGTCACCGAAGAGGGCATCAGGAAATCACTGATCACGGCCGGCCATGCCGCCGAGTACAGGATTGAGGGCGGCAGCGAGCAGCATCTTGATGAGGGCGTGGCTGTCAACTTTTTCGATGCAGACGGCAACACCACCACCCACATCTCGGCAGACCGCGCCATCGTCTATGAGAATCAGGACATCGAGGGAATGGGCAACGTGGTGATATCCTCCAAAGACAGTACCGTCATCAGAACAGAGTACGCCCGGCGCTCAGGCAGCGACCGCATGATCCGCTCTGAGCGGTTCGTCACCATCAAAAGGCCCGGTCAATCAATCAACGGATACGGATTTGAAAGCGATCAGGAACTCAAGCATTATCGTATATTCCGTGGCAGCGGAGAAGGCCTGATCAACAAGTAA
- a CDS encoding OmpH family outer membrane protein, translating to MNRTRDLMSLCRRTALAAVFSIIVTVPSLQAAPVAGKVGVVDFPRILQQMPEAKQAETTLKATAAPFEKELQRQQAELQKSAEAYGTARASMTKQARDLKEKDLNLKAQGMQKYKQDKFGQGGVLDLKQQALITPIRQKLLTAVKTVADREGYSLVLDKQAMVYGSADSDLTFKVMNQLNIK from the coding sequence ATGAACCGCACCCGAGACCTTATGAGCCTGTGCCGCCGCACCGCCCTGGCCGCCGTATTCAGCATCATCGTCACCGTCCCCTCCCTGCAGGCCGCTCCGGTTGCCGGCAAGGTCGGAGTCGTCGATTTTCCGAGGATCCTCCAGCAGATGCCGGAAGCCAAACAGGCCGAAACAACCCTGAAAGCCACTGCCGCTCCCTTTGAAAAGGAGCTCCAGCGCCAGCAGGCCGAACTGCAGAAATCGGCTGAGGCATACGGCACCGCACGCGCATCAATGACCAAGCAGGCCCGCGACCTTAAAGAGAAGGACCTGAACCTGAAAGCCCAGGGCATGCAGAAATACAAACAGGACAAGTTCGGCCAGGGCGGCGTGCTTGACCTCAAGCAGCAGGCGCTCATCACCCCCATCCGCCAGAAGCTCCTTACAGCGGTCAAGACCGTTGCCGACCGTGAAGGCTACTCGCTCGTCCTAGACAAGCAGGCCATGGTGTACGGATCGGCGGACAGCGACCTCACCTTCAAGGTCATGAACCAGCTCAACATCAAGTAA
- the fni gene encoding type 2 isopentenyl-diphosphate Delta-isomerase — MSTTITNSTAERKHSHVDICLNGDVAFSTPTTGFERYRLRHNALPEVSFADITTESRFLGRRIGAPLMISSMTGGYSEAAELNRQLAETAERFQLPLGVGSMRQALEDDAYRDSFSVVRRHAPTIQIFANIGAPEVAKGLSDKDLHIMLEMIRADGLIIHLNAAQELFQPEGGTDFRRVLDNIADIAAKLPVPVIAKEVGCGISGAVARKLLEAGVQVIDVAGAGGISWQKVEEARYTRRFGSDTRFSQEGIEELLNWGIPTAACVVEVDALRPRTAGGRPFSIIASGGIHSGLDIAKSIALGADLAASAGALLRALHHGTLEATITAWLQDLRASMFLTGSANVAELQNNRPIGDTAKQP; from the coding sequence ATGAGCACCACCATCACCAACAGCACCGCAGAGCGGAAACACAGCCATGTCGACATCTGCCTGAACGGCGATGTTGCATTCAGCACCCCTACGACCGGGTTTGAGCGTTACCGGCTCCGCCACAACGCCCTCCCTGAAGTAAGCTTCGCCGACATCACGACAGAAAGCCGGTTCCTCGGCCGCAGGATAGGCGCACCGCTCATGATCTCCTCCATGACAGGAGGATACAGCGAGGCCGCAGAACTCAACCGCCAGCTGGCAGAAACCGCCGAACGCTTCCAGCTGCCTCTCGGTGTCGGCAGCATGCGCCAGGCGCTTGAAGACGACGCATACCGCGACAGTTTCTCCGTCGTGCGCCGCCACGCCCCCACCATACAGATATTCGCCAACATCGGCGCACCAGAGGTCGCCAAAGGCCTGTCCGACAAGGATCTTCACATCATGCTTGAGATGATCCGGGCCGACGGCCTCATCATCCATCTCAACGCCGCACAGGAACTTTTCCAGCCGGAAGGCGGAACCGATTTCCGCCGGGTGCTCGACAACATCGCCGACATTGCGGCCAAACTCCCCGTACCGGTCATCGCCAAGGAGGTCGGCTGCGGCATCTCCGGAGCAGTTGCCCGCAAACTCCTTGAGGCAGGGGTCCAGGTGATCGACGTGGCCGGTGCCGGCGGCATCAGCTGGCAGAAAGTCGAGGAAGCGCGCTACACGAGACGGTTCGGCTCCGACACGCGTTTCAGCCAGGAAGGGATCGAGGAACTGCTGAACTGGGGTATCCCCACCGCAGCGTGCGTGGTGGAAGTCGACGCCCTCAGGCCGAGGACAGCCGGAGGGCGTCCGTTCTCCATCATTGCCTCCGGCGGCATCCACAGCGGCCTTGACATCGCAAAATCAATCGCGCTCGGCGCGGACCTTGCCGCATCGGCCGGAGCACTCCTGCGTGCGCTCCACCACGGGACCCTCGAGGCAACCATCACCGCATGGCTCCAGGACCTCAGGGCCTCGATGTTCCTTACCGGATCGGCCAATGTAGCGGAACTGCAGAACAACAGACCCATCGGCGACACCGCCAAGCAACCTTGA
- the dprA gene encoding DNA-processing protein DprA, with product MAGIGPAKMKALLASVTEPAEIAGLSRDRLALIPGIGGQLSGEIHSFFHRPMGLQQSLDEARRQLEQLHRLGGRMMTILDPDYPPLLREIYDPPACLFIRGTLPPQPQPGLAVVGTRHSSTYGKACAALFSGGLAACGITIYSGLAYGIDMAAHEAALKAGGTTVAVLASGVDTVYTDPKGRLWPKIVERGALISEEWIGSELSAGKFPKRNRIISGITSGTIVIESALKGGSLITASSALEQNREVFAVPGSIFSAHSEGTNMLIQEGRAKPVMKIDDVLAEFGTMLPPSRKE from the coding sequence ATTGCAGGCATCGGTCCGGCAAAGATGAAGGCACTCCTGGCCAGCGTCACTGAACCAGCGGAAATTGCCGGTCTCAGCCGGGACCGGCTCGCCCTCATCCCCGGCATCGGCGGACAGCTCTCGGGTGAAATCCACTCCTTTTTCCACCGCCCGATGGGGCTTCAGCAGTCGCTCGACGAAGCCCGCCGTCAGCTCGAACAGCTCCACCGCCTCGGCGGCAGGATGATGACGATCCTCGACCCGGACTACCCTCCCCTGCTCCGCGAAATCTACGACCCGCCGGCATGCCTGTTCATCCGTGGCACCCTGCCCCCTCAGCCGCAACCGGGGCTCGCCGTTGTCGGCACACGGCACTCTTCGACCTACGGCAAAGCCTGCGCCGCTCTGTTTTCCGGAGGACTTGCGGCATGCGGCATCACCATCTACAGCGGCCTGGCCTACGGCATCGACATGGCCGCCCATGAAGCAGCACTCAAGGCCGGAGGCACAACCGTGGCCGTGCTCGCCAGCGGAGTCGACACCGTATACACCGACCCAAAAGGGCGGCTCTGGCCGAAGATCGTGGAACGGGGGGCTCTCATCTCGGAAGAGTGGATAGGCTCGGAACTCAGTGCAGGGAAGTTCCCCAAACGCAACCGCATCATATCCGGAATCACCAGCGGCACCATCGTCATCGAGTCCGCCCTCAAGGGAGGCTCGCTCATCACCGCATCAAGCGCCCTTGAACAGAACAGGGAGGTGTTCGCCGTTCCCGGCTCAATCTTCAGCGCCCATTCAGAGGGCACGAACATGCTCATCCAGGAAGGCCGGGCCAAACCGGTCATGAAGATTGATGATGTGCTGGCGGAATTCGGGACGATGCTGCCGCCTTCACGAAAGGAGTGA
- a CDS encoding polyprenyl synthetase family protein has translation MTVTHELVEQKYRAYHKRINDALGACFSATTPATLYAPARYILEGKGKRIRPFLTLLASEAVSGNSENALKVALAVEVLHNFTLMHDDIMDEAELRHNRPTVHREWNANVAILSGDMMIAYAYELALEAESHRHCELIHILNHANITICEGQALDMELEEKQDATIADYLDMISKKTGRLISAALEAGGVSADATREQLQSLVLFGEKIGRAFQIQDDYLDIMAEDGKSGKMAGGDVINGKKTYLLLRSLELTSGADNELLRSIYMNKGIGKERVPDVRAVFERCGVLKETAALINSDTEEALQALENLPNAEGRDYLRGFANILMKRDF, from the coding sequence ATGACCGTCACGCACGAGCTCGTAGAACAAAAATACAGGGCATACCATAAGAGGATCAATGATGCGCTTGGGGCGTGCTTCAGCGCCACGACCCCGGCCACCCTCTATGCTCCGGCCCGATACATCCTTGAGGGCAAGGGCAAGCGCATCCGCCCATTCCTCACCCTGCTCGCCTCCGAAGCCGTCAGCGGCAACTCTGAAAATGCCCTGAAGGTTGCGCTCGCCGTCGAAGTGCTGCACAACTTCACCCTCATGCATGATGACATCATGGACGAGGCTGAACTCCGCCACAACCGACCGACCGTGCACCGGGAGTGGAACGCGAATGTCGCAATCCTCTCCGGCGACATGATGATCGCCTACGCCTACGAGCTTGCGCTCGAGGCCGAGAGCCACCGCCACTGCGAGCTCATCCACATCCTCAACCATGCCAACATCACCATCTGCGAAGGCCAGGCGCTTGACATGGAGCTTGAGGAGAAGCAGGACGCCACCATCGCCGACTACCTCGACATGATCTCCAAAAAAACAGGACGGCTCATCTCCGCGGCACTCGAAGCCGGCGGCGTATCGGCCGATGCAACCCGGGAGCAGCTCCAGAGCCTCGTTCTTTTCGGAGAGAAGATCGGCCGCGCCTTCCAGATCCAGGACGACTACCTCGACATCATGGCCGAAGACGGCAAGTCTGGCAAGATGGCCGGAGGAGACGTCATCAACGGCAAGAAAACCTACCTCCTGCTCCGCTCGCTCGAGCTCACGAGCGGTGCGGACAACGAACTTCTCCGCTCCATCTATATGAACAAGGGAATCGGCAAGGAACGCGTTCCCGATGTCAGGGCCGTCTTCGAACGCTGCGGGGTGCTCAAGGAGACTGCCGCCCTCATCAACAGCGATACCGAAGAGGCGCTTCAGGCACTCGAGAACCTCCCGAACGCCGAGGGCAGGGACTACCTCCGAGGCTTTGCCAACATCCTCATGAAGAGGGACTTCTGA
- a CDS encoding ABC transporter permease, translating into MLKTLFQIAIRHLLGRRRQSLTTIIGVAVSTMVLITTISLTRGLLDSFVETIIDVAPHITLKGEKIDPVPVNVLAKARPSSVAFVVDNIEKLERDEVRSYRRILSLLAAPPYDLRVTAASPYVESQVMLVKGRLNEPLLLKGVDLEREDSISGINGKLTEGDAALFARTSNGLLVGRTVARDMELKLNDEVTIIPGTGPSRQCKVSGIFFSGVNATDNSVYSSLKLAQIIEGMPPDKVSGIALKVQDPLDNTLLARELQSLTGYRTLTWQEANSGVLSLFARIGTIVFSLVAFVGVVSGFGVANILVTTVFEKSRDIAIMKSFGFSRLQLVSLFVLEGFLVGLVGAVLGGILAIGSIDIFASIPIENSQGPISKTGFSMSTNPLYFLYVIGVTVFISTFAAIFPSARAAKLEPVQVLRDSSL; encoded by the coding sequence ATGCTGAAGACATTGTTCCAGATAGCCATCCGGCACCTTCTCGGCCGGCGGCGCCAAAGCCTGACCACCATTATCGGGGTGGCCGTCAGCACCATGGTGCTGATCACCACCATTTCCCTCACGCGCGGCCTGCTCGATTCCTTTGTCGAGACCATCATCGACGTCGCCCCGCACATTACCCTGAAAGGGGAGAAGATCGATCCGGTTCCGGTCAACGTGCTTGCCAAGGCCCGCCCGTCGTCGGTGGCGTTCGTTGTGGACAATATTGAAAAACTGGAGCGTGACGAGGTCCGGAGTTACCGGCGCATCCTGTCGCTGCTTGCCGCTCCGCCTTACGATTTGAGGGTGACGGCCGCCTCCCCTTATGTGGAATCGCAGGTGATGCTGGTGAAAGGCCGGCTGAACGAGCCGCTGCTCCTGAAAGGGGTGGACCTTGAGCGTGAGGACAGCATCAGCGGCATCAACGGCAAGCTGACCGAAGGCGATGCCGCGCTCTTCGCCCGCACCTCGAACGGACTGCTCGTCGGTCGTACGGTTGCGCGCGACATGGAGCTCAAGCTGAACGACGAGGTGACCATCATTCCCGGAACGGGCCCGAGCCGGCAGTGCAAGGTGTCGGGGATTTTCTTTTCGGGGGTCAACGCCACCGACAACAGCGTCTATTCCTCCCTCAAGCTGGCCCAGATCATTGAGGGCATGCCGCCGGACAAGGTGAGCGGCATCGCCCTGAAGGTGCAGGACCCGCTCGACAACACCTTACTTGCCCGGGAACTCCAGTCGCTCACCGGCTACCGCACCCTCACCTGGCAGGAGGCCAACTCGGGCGTGCTTTCCCTGTTTGCCCGCATCGGCACTATCGTGTTTTCGCTGGTGGCGTTCGTGGGGGTGGTTTCCGGGTTCGGTGTGGCAAACATTCTCGTGACCACCGTGTTCGAGAAGAGCCGCGACATTGCCATCATGAAGTCGTTCGGCTTCTCACGCCTGCAGCTGGTGTCGCTCTTCGTGCTCGAGGGGTTCCTTGTGGGGCTTGTCGGGGCGGTGCTCGGCGGCATCCTTGCCATCGGCTCCATCGATATCTTCGCCAGCATCCCCATCGAGAACTCGCAGGGCCCCATCTCGAAAACCGGGTTCAGCATGTCGACGAACCCGCTCTACTTCCTCTATGTGATCGGCGTCACGGTATTCATCAGCACCTTCGCCGCCATATTCCCTTCCGCCCGCGCCGCGAAGCTCGAGCCGGTGCAGGTGCTGCGCGACAGCTCGCTGTAA
- the panD gene encoding aspartate 1-decarboxylase has protein sequence MKVHLLKSKIHNAIVTSGDLEYEGSITIDCELLEKADMIPNEKVLVVNNNNGERFETYIINGVRGSRVIQLNGAAARCALPGDEIIIMTFCEIDAEESREFKPMVLIVDRNNNPKRRHRIGEEDEQLD, from the coding sequence ATGAAAGTACATCTGCTCAAATCAAAAATCCACAACGCAATCGTCACCAGCGGCGATCTTGAATACGAAGGCAGCATCACCATCGACTGTGAGCTCCTGGAAAAAGCCGACATGATCCCCAACGAAAAGGTCCTCGTCGTCAACAACAACAACGGCGAACGGTTCGAAACCTACATCATCAACGGTGTCAGGGGATCGCGGGTAATCCAGCTGAACGGCGCAGCAGCGCGCTGTGCGCTTCCGGGAGACGAAATCATCATCATGACCTTCTGTGAAATCGATGCCGAAGAGTCCAGGGAGTTCAAGCCCATGGTGCTCATCGTCGACCGCAACAACAACCCCAAGCGCCGCCACCGCATCGGGGAGGAAGACGAGCAGCTCGACTGA